From a region of the Cenarchaeum symbiont of Oopsacas minuta genome:
- a CDS encoding ribosomal protein S10, which translates to MTQPARVKLTSTNIAKLDGVCSEIMGIGKKTGVKIKGPIPLPLKKLHIATRKSPCGSGTETYEKWEMRLHRRIIDINADDKAIRQLMRLKMPDDVQIELTLT; encoded by the coding sequence ATGACGCAGCCTGCCCGTGTCAAACTTACAAGTACAAATATTGCAAAACTAGATGGTGTATGTAGTGAAATAATGGGCATCGGCAAGAAAACTGGAGTCAAAATAAAAGGTCCAATACCATTACCACTCAAAAAACTACACATTGCAACTAGAAAATCACCATGTGGCAGTGGCACTGAAACATACGAAAAATGGGAGATGCGTTTACACCGTCGAATCATCGACATAAACGCAGATGACAAGGCAATTCGACAGCTCATGAGATTAAAGATGCCAGATGATGTTCAGATAGAGTTGACATTGACATGA
- a CDS encoding decarboxylase produces MNLTVAMTGSTGVIYGIRILEVLGKMGVRTHLIMSRWAAKCILMETEYTVEQVQKLASTYSDPSNMASSVSSGTYKSDGMIVAPCSMKTLAAISVGYDDTLVARAASVTIKESRKLVLIVRETPMSSIHLENMLKLSRLGVIILPPVTEFYTKPKSILDMVDHGVGKCLDQFGINHNLYKPWGGN; encoded by the coding sequence ATGAATCTGACAGTTGCAATGACAGGAAGTACTGGAGTCATATATGGAATAAGGATATTGGAAGTACTCGGCAAGATGGGCGTTAGGACTCATCTTATCATGAGCAGATGGGCAGCAAAATGCATACTGATGGAGACCGAGTATACCGTAGAACAGGTTCAAAAACTTGCAAGCACATACTCGGATCCATCAAACATGGCATCAAGTGTATCCAGTGGGACATACAAGTCAGATGGAATGATAGTGGCTCCATGTAGCATGAAGACACTAGCTGCAATATCTGTAGGATATGATGATACACTAGTTGCACGTGCAGCAAGTGTTACAATAAAAGAATCAAGAAAGTTGGTTTTAATTGTAAGGGAAACTCCAATGTCGTCTATACATCTTGAAAATATGCTAAAACTTTCAAGACTCGGTGTGATAATACTTCCACCTGTTACGGAATTTTACACAAAACCCAAGAGCATATTGGACATGGTGGATCATGGGGTTGGGAAATGTTTAGATCAATTTGGCATAAACCACAACTTGTACAAGCCGTGGGGCGGCAACTAG
- a CDS encoding Elongation factor EF-1, subunit alpha, with amino-acid sequence MANNRVSMLANKDHLNLIITGHIDNGKSTTMGHFLMDMGVVDERTIQSHAEESEKTGKGDTFKYAWVMDNIKDERERGITIDLAFQKFESTKYFFTLIDAPGHRDFIKNMITGASEADCAVLVLSAKEGETDTAIAPGGQAREHAFLLKTLGVKQIIVAINKMDDSNYSEDAYKTAKEKGEKLIKSVGYKIDEVPFIPVSGWKGDNLVKKSENMSWYNGKTLLEAFDDFKVEEKPTGKPLRVPIQDVYTITGVGTVPVGRVETGTMRPNDKIMIMPSGAIGEIKSIETHHTQLESASAGDNVGFNLRGIEKKDIQRGDVMGSPDKPPNVAKEFLAQIIVIHHPTAMAPGYTPVMHCHTAQVAATITEFVSKINPATGAEDEKSPKFLKVGDSAIVKIRPVRPTPIETFQEFPEMGRFALRDMGATIAAGVVKEITEAHKV; translated from the coding sequence ATGGCAAATAATCGTGTATCAATGTTGGCAAATAAAGATCACCTAAATCTGATCATAACTGGTCATATTGACAATGGAAAATCCACCACAATGGGTCATTTTCTGATGGATATGGGCGTTGTAGATGAAAGAACAATTCAATCACACGCAGAAGAATCAGAAAAGACTGGTAAAGGTGATACTTTCAAATATGCATGGGTAATGGATAACATCAAAGACGAGCGAGAGAGAGGCATCACAATCGATTTGGCATTCCAAAAATTTGAGTCGACAAAATACTTTTTCACACTCATAGATGCTCCAGGGCATCGAGACTTTATCAAAAATATGATTACTGGTGCATCTGAAGCAGACTGTGCAGTGCTAGTTTTATCTGCAAAAGAAGGTGAGACTGATACAGCCATAGCACCTGGCGGACAGGCACGAGAACATGCATTTCTCTTAAAAACACTAGGTGTAAAACAGATCATTGTTGCAATAAACAAAATGGATGACAGTAACTATTCAGAAGATGCTTATAAAACAGCAAAAGAAAAAGGTGAAAAGCTCATAAAATCTGTAGGTTACAAAATAGACGAAGTCCCATTCATCCCAGTATCTGGTTGGAAGGGTGATAATTTGGTAAAAAAATCTGAAAATATGTCTTGGTATAACGGTAAAACCTTGTTAGAAGCATTCGATGATTTCAAAGTAGAGGAAAAGCCAACTGGCAAACCATTACGTGTTCCAATACAAGATGTTTATACAATTACAGGTGTAGGTACAGTACCAGTAGGACGTGTAGAGACTGGAACAATGAGACCAAACGACAAGATCATGATAATGCCATCTGGAGCAATAGGTGAGATAAAATCTATAGAGACCCATCATACACAACTAGAATCTGCATCTGCAGGAGATAATGTTGGATTCAATCTTCGTGGAATAGAGAAAAAAGATATCCAGCGTGGAGATGTTATGGGTTCGCCTGACAAACCTCCAAATGTAGCCAAAGAATTCCTTGCACAGATCATAGTCATACATCACCCAACTGCAATGGCTCCAGGATATACTCCAGTTATGCACTGTCATACTGCACAAGTGGCAGCAACAATTACAGAATTTGTATCAAAGATAAACCCTGCAACTGGTGCAGAAGATGAAAAATCACCAAAATTCCTAAAGGTTGGAGATTCGGCAATAGTAAAAATTCGCCCCGTAAGACCAACACCTATAGAAACATTTCAAGAATTCCCAGAGATGGGTCGTTTTGCCCTGCGCGACATGGGAGCGACAATCGCTGCCGGTGTAGTAAAGGAAATAACAGAAGCACACAAGGTATAA
- a CDS encoding methylase N-4/N-6 domain-containing protein, with product MWSNLGINMAVARCKFYVADALDKLRKIPVNSVDHCITDPPYNISGYDGKKEIGWLKTNSLWKDKKKFKKIDETWDSFTDEDYINFTESWIKELTRIVKLNGNIMIFGTFHNIYTIGYILKLLQKKTIGSITWYKRNAFPNITRRMLCESTEYIIWSVNNDVKHAKNWVFNYDVMKEMNGGKQMRNVWDIPMTKKTEKQFGKHPSQKPLEVCDRLILGMTKKNDVVIDPFAGSGTIPLSAKTHGRKYIAIEKNKSYAKIAKNRLDSVL from the coding sequence TTGTGGTCAAATCTAGGTATCAATATGGCAGTAGCAAGATGTAAATTTTATGTGGCAGACGCTTTAGATAAATTACGAAAAATTCCAGTCAATTCTGTAGATCACTGCATCACAGATCCGCCATACAACATATCTGGCTATGATGGAAAAAAAGAGATTGGATGGCTTAAAACAAATTCTTTATGGAAGGATAAAAAAAAATTCAAAAAGATCGATGAGACATGGGACTCGTTCACTGATGAAGATTATATTAATTTTACAGAATCATGGATAAAAGAATTAACACGTATTGTAAAACTAAATGGCAATATCATGATATTTGGTACATTCCATAATATCTATACGATTGGGTACATTCTAAAATTGTTGCAAAAGAAAACCATAGGTTCTATAACGTGGTACAAACGTAACGCATTTCCAAATATCACTAGACGTATGTTATGTGAAAGTACTGAATATATTATTTGGTCTGTAAACAATGATGTAAAACACGCTAAAAATTGGGTGTTTAATTATGATGTTATGAAAGAGATGAATGGTGGAAAACAAATGCGCAATGTATGGGATATACCCATGACAAAAAAGACTGAAAAACAATTTGGAAAGCATCCTAGTCAAAAACCACTTGAAGTATGTGATAGATTAATTCTAGGAATGACTAAGAAAAATGACGTTGTTATCGATCCCTTTGCAGGTAGTGGAACCATACCATTATCTGCAAAAACACACGGCAGAAAATATATTGCAATTGAAAAAAACAAATCTTATGCAAAGATTGCAAAAAATCGATTGGATTCTGTGTTATAA
- a CDS encoding Transposase, with protein MQSGGSACMADSKYVKWGTHLTIQKSKSWKKQVKIKNKGKNGRRFVYSDKLFESLAIIKTYTSISYRACQGIAQNVLGSNAPDHTTICRRINALKIKMPESPSDQLKDIYLAIDGSGIKPNERGEWIRDKWKIRRGFIKIHFLINVKTRKIVSFTVTTEEKTDSSQFSILLKAASKIAANKCNIVLYGDGAYDTNANFNRCRKLGIKPAIKVRSNSALHAGRYARNDAVREQLGRNKASCIYSK; from the coding sequence GTGCAATCAGGAGGTTCTGCATGCATGGCCGATAGCAAATACGTCAAATGGGGCACGCATCTAACCATTCAAAAATCCAAATCTTGGAAAAAACAAGTAAAGATTAAAAATAAAGGAAAGAATGGGAGGCGATTTGTGTATTCGGATAAACTATTTGAGAGTCTTGCAATAATCAAAACATACACGAGTATCTCATATAGAGCGTGTCAAGGAATTGCACAGAATGTTCTAGGTTCAAATGCTCCAGATCATACCACAATATGCCGCAGAATAAATGCACTAAAAATAAAGATGCCTGAAAGTCCATCTGATCAGTTAAAAGATATCTATCTTGCAATAGATGGTAGTGGCATAAAACCAAATGAGCGTGGTGAATGGATACGTGACAAATGGAAGATACGGCGCGGATTTATCAAGATACACTTTCTCATAAATGTTAAAACTCGTAAAATTGTCTCTTTTACAGTCACCACAGAGGAGAAAACAGACAGCTCGCAATTCTCTATCTTGTTAAAGGCAGCATCCAAGATAGCTGCGAACAAATGCAATATCGTACTGTATGGAGATGGTGCGTATGATACAAACGCCAATTTTAACCGTTGTCGAAAGCTTGGCATTAAACCTGCGATAAAGGTTCGATCAAATTCTGCACTTCATGCTGGTCGTTATGCACGTAACGATGCGGTTCGTGAGCAGCTTGGAAGAAATAAAGCATCTTGCATTTACTCCAAATGA
- a CDS encoding DNA-directed RNA polymerase subunit P (rpoP) yields the protein MVDEEISQTNEEPEDGTNTSEEEKVHSEVFYKCLRCGTNASNTDLDKLPEIKCICGFRVFTKVRPQMPKTVDAI from the coding sequence ATGGTTGACGAAGAAATTTCACAAACAAACGAAGAACCAGAGGATGGCACAAATACATCTGAGGAAGAAAAGGTTCACTCTGAAGTTTTTTACAAATGTTTACGTTGTGGTACAAACGCATCAAATACAGATCTAGATAAACTGCCAGAGATAAAATGTATATGTGGATTTAGAGTTTTTACCAAAGTACGTCCACAAATGCCAAAAACAGTAGACGCGATCTAA
- a CDS encoding DNA methylase: MSKIKLGKTNLDRIYNSDGIFGLSKIPDKSVDLFLTDPPYKISQRLNCKGQKLGTTAKLDFDFGDWDERDDGKFIQWVDKALPKVKGWAIIFCAKQNIGSYWKFFEKHEFKAIDAIVWQKPDPLPLNGKTKLLNAWESAIIGKKNGAHFGGYCTHNIFKYQAPKGKTRIHPTQKPLGLVRELINLTTKKNDIVLDIFMGSGTTAMACKQLERHYVGFELDKNYCTAARKRVEKESILLKTQPNLKKYVMGIPRR; the protein is encoded by the coding sequence TTGTCAAAGATCAAATTAGGTAAAACCAACTTGGACAGAATATATAATTCGGATGGAATATTTGGATTGAGCAAAATTCCAGACAAAAGTGTGGATTTATTCCTAACAGATCCGCCATATAAAATAAGCCAACGTCTAAACTGCAAGGGGCAAAAACTCGGCACCACCGCAAAACTCGATTTTGATTTTGGAGATTGGGATGAACGAGATGATGGTAAATTTATCCAGTGGGTGGATAAAGCATTACCAAAAGTCAAAGGATGGGCAATCATATTTTGTGCCAAACAAAACATCGGGAGTTATTGGAAATTTTTTGAAAAACATGAGTTCAAAGCTATCGATGCAATAGTGTGGCAAAAACCCGATCCATTACCTCTTAATGGTAAAACAAAATTATTGAATGCTTGGGAATCTGCAATAATAGGTAAAAAAAATGGTGCGCATTTTGGAGGATATTGTACACATAACATATTCAAATATCAAGCACCAAAGGGAAAAACTCGAATTCATCCAACACAAAAACCGTTGGGGTTGGTAAGAGAGTTAATTAATCTAACAACAAAAAAGAATGATATCGTGTTGGACATATTTATGGGATCTGGAACTACTGCTATGGCCTGCAAACAACTTGAAAGGCATTATGTTGGATTTGAGCTTGACAAAAATTATTGCACGGCAGCAAGAAAACGTGTAGAGAAAGAATCAATATTATTAAAAACACAACCAAATCTTAAGAAATATGTAATGGGAATTCCACGGCGTTGA
- a CDS encoding Winged helix-turn-helix containing protein yields MERNDKAILGAFKKEKNSDLCRRMHAVYLVVVKNRTIADVADITEQSVQWIYKLTQRYEKEGLDGLRDRPKSGTPPKVERRILEQIQNIPDSISLFNFP; encoded by the coding sequence ATGGAAAGAAATGATAAAGCCATCCTTGGGGCATTCAAAAAAGAAAAAAACAGCGATTTATGCAGAAGAATGCATGCTGTATATCTAGTCGTGGTAAAAAATAGAACCATCGCCGATGTTGCAGACATTACAGAACAAAGTGTGCAATGGATATACAAACTGACACAAAGATATGAAAAAGAAGGACTTGACGGCCTCAGGGATAGGCCAAAATCTGGAACGCCACCAAAAGTAGAGCGTAGAATACTAGAACAAATTCAAAATATACCCGATAGCATAAGTTTGTTCAATTTTCCATAA
- a CDS encoding preprotein translocase subunit TatC: MITFHAEPFDVKGVTLYYPTLEPLNNIAAQITDYMREVLVPKDVQLIQTAPGQAFFAQVYIAVLLSVVCSMPIIVRESVGFLAPALRETEVKISRNISIPSLVLFLSGCVFSYVFVIPYILDFLYTYGESAGLVTFLNVMDFVGFVLQFLLAFGISFQLPLVMYAFTASGLAGKKFWRRNIRYAIVAIVIFGAIITPDGSGITMWFIAGPMICLYLGGMIFAERLERKNKDKQT; encoded by the coding sequence TTGATAACATTTCATGCCGAACCTTTTGATGTAAAGGGGGTTACATTATACTATCCAACTCTAGAACCGCTAAACAATATTGCTGCACAGATAACTGACTATATGCGTGAAGTCCTAGTTCCAAAAGACGTGCAGTTGATACAAACTGCTCCAGGGCAGGCATTCTTTGCCCAAGTGTATATTGCAGTACTCTTATCTGTTGTATGTTCAATGCCCATAATTGTACGGGAATCTGTGGGATTTTTAGCACCTGCTTTGAGAGAGACCGAAGTAAAAATTAGTCGAAATATATCCATCCCATCTCTAGTTTTGTTTTTGAGTGGATGTGTATTTTCATACGTGTTTGTTATTCCATATATACTGGACTTTTTGTACACGTACGGCGAATCTGCAGGTCTTGTGACATTTTTGAACGTTATGGATTTTGTCGGATTTGTACTCCAGTTTCTACTTGCATTCGGCATATCGTTCCAGCTTCCACTAGTAATGTATGCATTTACTGCATCTGGATTAGCCGGTAAAAAATTTTGGAGAAGAAACATACGTTATGCCATAGTGGCAATTGTGATATTTGGGGCGATCATCACGCCCGATGGTAGCGGTATTACCATGTGGTTTATAGCTGGTCCAATGATATGCTTGTATCTTGGAGGCATGATATTTGCTGAAAGGCTTGAGCGTAAAAACAAAGATAAACAAACGTGA
- a CDS encoding Phosphoribosylformylglycinamidine synthase 1: MRVGIIVFPGSNCDRDMMHVLQDVYNIDAQFFWHQKPLPISGLDAVILPGGFSYGDRLRAGVIAAHSPVMKDVKQLAADGIPVLGICNGFQILVESNLLPGVLLGNESHSFMCQWTELVVENNSTPFTRMLEMHQHIPIPIANGEGRYYVDEETLAEMHKKNQIVFKYAKSVNGSKGQIAGVCNTDGNVMGMMPHPERAAESKLNPFDSKPASLIFESLIGGFH; this comes from the coding sequence GTGAGGGTTGGCATCATAGTCTTTCCTGGAAGCAACTGCGATCGAGATATGATGCACGTGTTACAGGATGTATACAATATAGACGCGCAGTTTTTTTGGCACCAAAAACCTCTACCAATATCTGGTCTTGATGCGGTGATTTTGCCAGGTGGTTTCTCTTACGGGGATCGACTGCGAGCAGGTGTAATTGCAGCACATAGTCCTGTAATGAAAGATGTAAAACAACTTGCCGCAGACGGTATTCCAGTTCTTGGAATATGTAATGGCTTTCAAATACTTGTGGAATCAAATCTCTTACCTGGAGTTTTACTTGGAAATGAATCCCATTCTTTTATGTGCCAGTGGACAGAACTTGTGGTTGAAAATAATTCTACACCGTTTACTCGCATGTTGGAGATGCACCAACACATACCCATACCCATAGCAAACGGTGAGGGTAGATATTATGTAGATGAGGAGACTCTTGCTGAAATGCATAAAAAAAATCAAATCGTCTTCAAATATGCAAAAAGTGTAAATGGATCAAAGGGTCAAATAGCTGGTGTATGCAACACAGACGGCAATGTGATGGGAATGATGCCACATCCTGAGAGAGCAGCCGAGTCTAAACTAAACCCGTTTGATTCAAAACCTGCATCTCTGATATTTGAATCCCTCATTGGAGGATTTCATTGA
- a CDS encoding Transposase codes for MEEIKHLAFTPNDAMLKNQAEWKKRIRYGQRWIIEVVFSAFKRVFGDSVMSRKWDHIVQELRLKVWVYNMFCDAGLSTP; via the coding sequence TTGGAAGAAATAAAGCATCTTGCATTTACTCCAAATGATGCAATGTTAAAAAACCAAGCAGAGTGGAAAAAACGCATCAGATATGGTCAACGTTGGATAATTGAGGTAGTGTTTTCTGCATTTAAGAGAGTATTTGGGGATTCTGTCATGTCAAGAAAATGGGATCACATCGTGCAAGAGCTTCGATTAAAGGTATGGGTCTACAACATGTTTTGTGATGCTGGTTTGAGTACACCTTGA
- a CDS encoding putative membrane protein — MFESLAGFIAGQEWIIIIVFAAVLIFGAKKIPELAKTFGKAKGEFEKGKLEGDKELKEYKDKRDKS; from the coding sequence ATGTTTGAATCGTTGGCAGGATTTATCGCAGGTCAAGAATGGATAATCATCATAGTGTTTGCAGCAGTGCTAATTTTTGGAGCAAAGAAAATACCAGAGCTTGCAAAAACATTTGGCAAGGCAAAGGGCGAATTTGAGAAAGGCAAGCTCGAAGGCGACAAGGAACTCAAAGAATACAAAGACAAACGAGATAAATCCTAA
- a CDS encoding Phosphoribosylformylglycinamidine synthase: MGIFIAKVVIENKTGINDPEGETILHDLILKGSNSKILDVRTAKILFISIRERSSESAKKSIKKMCDDMRIYNPMVSRVSISVSKA; this comes from the coding sequence ATGGGCATATTTATTGCTAAAGTCGTCATAGAGAACAAGACTGGAATAAACGATCCAGAAGGGGAGACTATACTCCATGACTTGATTCTAAAAGGATCAAACTCGAAAATTTTGGACGTACGAACTGCTAAAATACTTTTCATATCGATACGTGAGAGATCATCAGAGAGTGCCAAAAAAAGCATAAAGAAAATGTGTGATGATATGCGCATATACAACCCGATGGTCAGTCGTGTATCCATCTCTGTCTCTAAAGCATGA
- a CDS encoding phosphoribosylformylglycinamidine synthase II — translation MPTLTELDVVAAEWSEHCSYKSSKMHLGQLPSSSKHVISEKGYDSGVLDVGDGYVVTVHIESHNHPSAIEPYGGAATGVGGVIRDILSTGTRPIAILDGLRFGNIRKDAHAAWLFRNVVSGIAAYGNCLGIPTVGGEVEFDSSYSGYALVDVAAVGFGKKELMIKNRAKSGDCVVLLGGPTGRDGMGGAQFASDRLESEDRSAVQIPDPFIEKMIIESILEARRKNLIHAMKDLGGGGLSCAISETADALSIGILADVGKVHTRGDDMLPHEVMVSESQERMLVITPRSKIKRLEKICDKFGVPCSKIGVVTADKIMHIKNGSKTVVKIPAKTVANAPLLDLPSSRPKYIDRLLDDSKVKPSKDLSKCLQRLLSSPNIASRQPVYGQYDHEVGIRTMIRPGRDAALLRLDNGRYLSITIDGNPRHCYVNPRHGAAGCFEEACRNVVCTGARPIGMVDHLQFGNPTDQEVFWTFLESIKGIAECAKRLAIPCVGGKVSLYNETPRGSIKPTPVIGVLGLTRKPLLAQSIRRGDLLVIVGRTKNEMGGSEYYEEIHHMIGGICPKVDYTVSRKNASSVLYLVKMHMVRAIHDCSKGGLAVAISEMCIGDNIGCRVYSNLIPSDLMSMDRILFSESHSRYLLAVPKTDLKRALTYFEKRNIEHAVIGEFGGKSISIDLDKRHTAIKLMVDKMQKVWNDGLAGRV, via the coding sequence ATGCCAACTCTTACAGAGCTTGACGTTGTGGCTGCAGAATGGTCAGAGCATTGTTCATACAAATCATCAAAGATGCATCTTGGACAACTTCCAAGCTCTAGCAAGCATGTCATATCTGAAAAAGGGTACGACTCTGGTGTACTTGATGTGGGGGATGGATACGTGGTGACAGTACACATTGAAAGTCACAACCACCCTTCTGCTATAGAGCCATATGGAGGTGCAGCAACAGGCGTAGGTGGAGTAATCCGAGATATACTTTCTACTGGAACAAGACCTATAGCAATACTTGACGGTCTACGCTTTGGTAACATACGCAAAGATGCACATGCCGCATGGCTTTTTAGAAACGTGGTATCTGGTATTGCCGCATATGGAAATTGTCTTGGAATCCCAACAGTGGGAGGAGAGGTAGAGTTTGACTCATCATATTCTGGATATGCTCTAGTAGATGTTGCCGCTGTGGGATTTGGAAAAAAAGAATTGATGATAAAAAACCGGGCAAAATCAGGTGATTGTGTGGTTTTACTTGGAGGCCCAACTGGCAGAGATGGAATGGGTGGTGCACAGTTTGCATCTGACCGCCTAGAATCTGAAGACCGCTCAGCAGTGCAAATACCTGATCCATTTATCGAAAAAATGATCATTGAATCTATATTGGAAGCACGACGGAAAAATTTGATCCATGCCATGAAAGATTTGGGCGGTGGTGGACTCTCGTGTGCTATATCCGAGACAGCCGATGCACTCTCTATTGGAATACTCGCAGACGTTGGCAAAGTACACACGCGAGGTGATGATATGCTACCACATGAAGTGATGGTATCAGAGTCCCAGGAGCGTATGTTGGTAATAACGCCTAGATCAAAGATAAAAAGACTAGAGAAAATTTGCGACAAATTTGGAGTGCCATGCTCAAAGATCGGCGTGGTTACAGCCGATAAAATAATGCATATAAAAAACGGTAGCAAGACTGTTGTGAAAATACCTGCAAAGACTGTGGCAAATGCGCCTCTATTGGATCTTCCATCCTCACGTCCAAAATATATCGACAGACTGCTAGATGACTCCAAAGTAAAACCCTCTAAAGATCTTTCAAAATGTCTTCAAAGACTACTCTCTAGTCCAAACATTGCATCAAGACAACCAGTATATGGCCAATATGATCACGAAGTTGGAATACGCACAATGATCAGGCCAGGTAGGGATGCTGCACTGTTGCGACTAGATAATGGCAGATATCTATCTATTACAATCGACGGCAATCCACGACACTGTTATGTGAATCCTCGTCATGGTGCAGCTGGTTGTTTTGAAGAAGCATGCCGTAATGTAGTATGTACAGGTGCAAGACCTATTGGAATGGTGGATCATCTACAATTTGGCAATCCAACAGATCAGGAGGTTTTTTGGACATTTCTTGAATCTATCAAAGGTATAGCCGAATGTGCAAAACGTCTTGCTATACCATGTGTTGGAGGCAAGGTGAGCCTATACAATGAGACACCGCGCGGTTCGATAAAACCTACACCAGTAATTGGAGTGTTGGGTCTAACTAGAAAGCCGCTCCTAGCGCAATCTATACGCAGAGGGGACTTGCTAGTAATTGTTGGGAGGACAAAGAATGAGATGGGTGGTTCTGAATACTATGAGGAGATACATCACATGATAGGTGGGATATGCCCAAAGGTAGATTATACTGTATCACGCAAAAATGCATCATCTGTGTTATATTTGGTAAAGATGCATATGGTTCGAGCCATACATGATTGCTCAAAGGGTGGACTTGCTGTGGCAATATCTGAGATGTGCATAGGCGATAACATTGGATGTAGAGTATATTCAAACTTGATCCCATCTGATCTAATGTCTATGGATAGAATACTATTCTCTGAAAGTCATTCAAGATACCTTCTTGCAGTACCAAAGACAGATCTAAAACGCGCATTAACATACTTTGAAAAAAGAAATATAGAGCATGCTGTAATTGGTGAATTTGGAGGCAAATCTATATCCATTGATCTAGATAAAAGACATACTGCAATAAAACTAATGGTTGACAAGATGCAGAAAGTATGGAATGATGGGTTGGCAGGTAGAGTATGA